Proteins encoded together in one Micromonospora kangleipakensis window:
- a CDS encoding glycosyltransferase family 4 protein, producing the protein MTTVHVVLPGDIDDPATPSGGNGYDRRVCRGLAAAGWTVREHPVPGGWPRPGAGERAALAGVLAGVPDRALVLLDGLVASTVPEVLAPQARRLRLVVLVHLPLETDAEAEALAAATAVVTTSEWTRRRLLDRYALPADRVRAAPPGVDPAPPATGSAAGSALLCVAAVTAHKGHDVLAAALAAVADLPWTCDCVGALTRDPDFVDRLRGQLTGAELTGRVRLVGARTGAALHDAYARADLLVLASRGETYGMVVTEALARGVPVLGTEVGGLPEALGRAPDGSRPGLLVPPDDPDALAGALRRWLTDPALRARLRRSARDRRDTLTDWAVTSTRLAAVLKEATAA; encoded by the coding sequence ATGACCACGGTGCACGTGGTGCTGCCGGGCGACATCGACGATCCGGCCACCCCCAGCGGCGGCAACGGCTACGACCGCCGGGTCTGCCGGGGACTCGCCGCGGCCGGCTGGACCGTCCGGGAGCATCCCGTGCCCGGCGGCTGGCCGCGACCGGGGGCGGGGGAGCGGGCCGCCCTCGCCGGGGTGCTCGCGGGGGTGCCCGACCGCGCGCTGGTGCTGCTCGACGGACTCGTCGCCTCGACCGTGCCGGAGGTGCTGGCGCCGCAGGCCCGCCGGCTGCGCCTGGTGGTGCTCGTACACCTGCCGCTGGAGACCGACGCCGAGGCCGAGGCACTGGCCGCCGCCACCGCCGTGGTCACCACCAGCGAGTGGACCCGCCGCCGGCTGCTCGACCGGTACGCCCTGCCCGCCGACCGGGTCCGGGCGGCCCCGCCCGGGGTCGACCCGGCGCCGCCGGCCACCGGCTCGGCGGCCGGCTCGGCGCTGCTCTGCGTCGCGGCGGTCACCGCGCACAAGGGTCACGACGTGCTCGCCGCGGCGCTGGCCGCGGTCGCCGACCTGCCCTGGACCTGCGACTGCGTGGGCGCGCTGACCCGGGATCCCGACTTCGTCGACCGGCTGCGCGGGCAGCTCACCGGCGCCGAACTCACCGGCCGGGTCCGCCTGGTCGGCGCCCGCACCGGCGCGGCCCTGCACGACGCGTACGCCCGCGCCGACCTGCTGGTGCTCGCCTCGCGGGGGGAGACGTACGGGATGGTGGTCACCGAGGCGTTGGCCCGGGGCGTACCGGTGCTGGGCACCGAGGTCGGCGGGCTGCCCGAGGCGCTCGGGCGCGCCCCTGACGGCAGCCGGCCCGGCCTGCTCGTGCCGCCCGACGACCCGGACGCGCTGGCCGGCGCGCTCCGCCGCTGGCTCACCGACCCCGCGCTGCGGGCCCGGCTGCGCCGCTCCGCCCGGGACCGGCGGGACACCCTCACCGACTGGGCGGTCACCTCGACCCGCCTGGCGGCCGTACTGAAGGAGGCGACGGCGGCATGA
- a CDS encoding class I SAM-dependent methyltransferase, with translation MTTPLPPDFADWLRLREPADAAARATGLVDVVRRRLAGDRPLVVHDLGTGTGSMGRWLAPLLSGPQHWILYDRDAGLLDRAAADLVDAAADGSPVTVETRRADITRLTAADLAGAGLVTASALLDMLTAEEVERVVAACAGHPTLFMLTVVGRVEFTPADPLDAEFAAAFDAHQRRTVDGRALLGPDAVEATRAAFTRRGIEVLVRPSPWRLGPEQAALTAEWLAGWLDAAVEQRPELAAPAGGYRRRRLAEAAQGRLRVLLHHADLLAGG, from the coding sequence ATGACCACCCCACTCCCGCCCGACTTCGCGGACTGGCTGCGGCTGCGCGAGCCCGCCGACGCCGCGGCCCGCGCCACCGGACTGGTCGACGTGGTCCGCCGCCGGCTGGCCGGTGACCGGCCGCTGGTCGTGCACGACCTGGGCACCGGGACCGGCTCGATGGGGCGCTGGCTGGCGCCGCTGCTTTCCGGGCCGCAGCACTGGATCCTGTACGACCGGGACGCCGGCCTGCTGGACCGGGCCGCCGCCGACCTGGTCGACGCCGCCGCCGACGGCAGCCCGGTCACCGTCGAGACCCGGCGCGCCGACATCACCCGGCTGACCGCCGCGGACCTCGCCGGCGCCGGCCTGGTCACCGCGTCGGCGCTGCTGGACATGCTCACCGCCGAGGAGGTCGAGCGGGTGGTGGCGGCCTGCGCCGGGCACCCCACGCTGTTCATGCTCACCGTGGTCGGCCGGGTCGAGTTCACCCCGGCCGACCCGCTGGACGCGGAGTTCGCTGCGGCGTTCGACGCGCACCAGCGCCGTACCGTCGACGGCCGCGCCCTGCTCGGGCCGGACGCGGTCGAGGCCACCCGGGCGGCGTTCACCCGGCGGGGGATCGAGGTGCTGGTGCGGCCCAGCCCGTGGCGGCTCGGCCCGGAGCAGGCGGCGCTGACCGCCGAGTGGTTGGCCGGCTGGCTCGACGCGGCCGTCGAGCAGCGGCCGGAGCTGGCCGCCCCGGCCGGGGGGTACCGGCGGCGGAGGCTGGCCGAGGCGGCCCAGGGCCGGCTGCGGGTGCTGCTGCACCATGCCGACCTGCTGGCCGGCGGGTGA
- a CDS encoding zinc-dependent alcohol dehydrogenase translates to MTRDARAFWLRAPGEGEIRSVTLPAPGPDEVLVRTRYSGVSRGTETLVFAGRVPADQYATMRAPFQEGDFPAPVKYGYLSVGEVEEGPDALRGRTVFCLYPHQTAYVVPADAVVVVPEGVPAARAVLAGTVETAVNALWDAAPLVGDRVTVIGGGMVGCCVAALLARFPGVRTELVDADPARAAVAAALGIDFALPADAAAGRDLVVHASASAAGLQRSLELLRPEGTVLELSWYGDRPVTLSLGGAFHSRRLRIRSSQVGTVSPRRADRSYRDRLALALDLLAEPTFDALLTGRSRFAELPDVLDRLRTGRLPALCHLITYDGE, encoded by the coding sequence GTGACCCGCGACGCCCGCGCCTTCTGGCTCCGCGCCCCCGGCGAGGGCGAGATCCGGTCGGTGACCCTCCCCGCCCCCGGCCCCGACGAGGTTCTCGTCCGCACCCGCTACTCGGGCGTCAGCCGGGGCACCGAGACCCTGGTCTTCGCCGGCCGGGTCCCCGCCGACCAGTACGCCACCATGCGCGCCCCGTTCCAGGAGGGCGACTTCCCGGCCCCGGTGAAGTACGGCTACCTCAGCGTCGGAGAGGTCGAGGAGGGGCCCGACGCGCTGCGCGGGCGGACCGTCTTCTGCCTCTATCCGCACCAGACCGCGTACGTCGTGCCGGCCGACGCGGTGGTGGTCGTACCGGAGGGGGTGCCGGCGGCCCGGGCGGTGCTGGCCGGCACGGTGGAGACCGCGGTGAACGCGCTCTGGGACGCCGCGCCGCTGGTCGGCGACCGGGTCACCGTGATCGGCGGCGGCATGGTCGGCTGCTGCGTCGCCGCCCTGCTGGCCCGCTTCCCCGGGGTACGGACCGAGCTGGTCGACGCCGACCCCGCGCGGGCCGCGGTGGCCGCCGCGCTCGGCATCGACTTCGCCCTCCCCGCCGACGCCGCCGCCGGACGGGACCTGGTGGTGCACGCCAGCGCCAGCGCCGCCGGCCTGCAACGCTCGCTGGAGCTGCTCCGCCCCGAGGGCACCGTGCTGGAGCTGAGCTGGTACGGCGACCGCCCGGTCACACTCTCGCTCGGCGGGGCGTTCCACTCGCGACGACTGCGCATCCGGAGCAGCCAGGTGGGTACGGTGTCGCCGCGGCGGGCCGACCGGAGCTACCGCGACCGGCTGGCGCTGGCCCTGGACCTGCTCGCCGAGCCGACCTTCGACGCGCTGCTCACCGGCCGGTCCCGCTTCGCGGAGCTGCCCGACGTGCTCGACCGACTGCGCACGGGCCGGCTGCCCGCGCTCTGCCACCTCATCACCTACGACGGGGAGTGA
- a CDS encoding 6-pyruvoyl trahydropterin synthase family protein yields MFSVTVRDHMMVAHSFTGEVFGPAQRLHGATFVVDATFRRPDLDADGIVVDIGLATEQLKAVLAELTYRNLDDEPDFAGVNTTTEVLARTVADRLAERMHAGRLGDGARGLAGITVTLHESHVAWASYERPL; encoded by the coding sequence GTGTTCAGCGTGACCGTCCGTGACCACATGATGGTCGCCCACAGCTTCACCGGCGAGGTCTTCGGGCCCGCCCAGCGGCTGCACGGCGCCACCTTCGTCGTCGACGCCACCTTCCGCCGCCCCGACCTCGACGCCGACGGGATCGTCGTCGACATCGGCCTGGCGACCGAGCAGCTCAAGGCCGTCCTGGCCGAGCTGACCTACCGCAACCTGGACGACGAGCCCGACTTCGCCGGGGTGAACACCACCACCGAGGTGCTGGCCCGCACGGTCGCCGACCGGCTCGCCGAGCGGATGCACGCCGGCCGGCTCGGCGACGGCGCGCGCGGCCTGGCCGGCATCACCGTCACCCTGCACGAGTCGCACGTCGCCTGGGCCAGCTACGAGCGGCCGCTGTAG